One region of Wyeomyia smithii strain HCP4-BCI-WySm-NY-G18 chromosome 3, ASM2978416v1, whole genome shotgun sequence genomic DNA includes:
- the LOC129727343 gene encoding GPALPP motifs-containing protein 1, with translation MSDTDTSDSDSGIRFKTTSTRYKPKNTSKCSVSTLSKHSRSPHGHRSRSLGDRERDRDDRQKKRKSRHRSRSRENRQQTKADIPRNRSRSRSKTKQNRSRREEKSSLKTVPNMIHKNQELRSSMKQSDTVKQTDSGVSILSLLSQEHHLEKNDLSDICFGPALPPALLNKECITRDKNTDDDRPAHSQLYSAEVRENSQSDKFNIIGPVLPAHLKINTASENSESDLSPFSEEETHDEDDIIGPMPGTSNSKSNVELEQRALELKLKRLDEPTDQPITTREDWMLQLPDIRKVSDMGLGARQFRTREKLEIGDRSVWTDTPNDKERKKLSHGSSKNAVCMHEDQTRRKTAERDKQQEEMIKKHKKHKRDKSLLDTHQQKLEKTKKKQNNSEAVRRPFDRNIDLHANRFDEAQKKAIFKKAKLLETRFSSGASKFL, from the exons ATGTCAGATACTGACACATCCGATTCTGACtcagggatacgtttcaaaactACTAGTACACGATACAAACCTAAAAACACCAGCAAATGTTCAGTATCTACGTTGTCAAAACATTCAAGAAGTCCTCACGGTCACCGTAGCCGTTCACTTGGTGATCGAGAACGTGACAGAGATGATCGACAAAAGAAACGGAAAAGTAGACATAGAAGTCGAAGTAGAGAAAATCGTCAACAAACTAAAGCAGATATACCACGGAATAGATCTAGGTCAAggtccaaaacaaaacaaaaccgtAGCAGACGAGAGGAGAAATCAAGCCTCAAAACAGTACCAAATATGATACATAAAAATCAAGAACTCAGATCATCAATGAAACAATCCGATACCGTAAAACAAACGGATTCCGgcgtgtccattttatcactgTTGTCGCAGGAGCATcacttagaaaaaaatgatCTATCTGACATTTGTTTTGGGCCTGCTCTTCCACCTGCGTTGCTCAATAAAGAATGTATCACAAGAGATAAGAATACAGATGACGACAGACCAGCGCATTCGCAACTTTATTCAGCTGAAGTCAGAGAAAACTCACAATCGGataaatttaatattattgGTCCGGTATTACCAGCTCATTTGAAGATAAATACAGCTTCTGAAAATTCTGAATCGGATCTATCACCTTTCTCAGAGGAAGAAACACATGACGAGGATGATATTATAGGTCCtatgccaggaacatctaactCTAAATCTAACGTGGAATTGGAGCAACGTGCGCTGGAGTTAAAACTTAAACGCCTTGATGAACCAACAGATCAACCTATCACAACACGTGAAGACTGGATGCTACAGTTGCCAGATATTCGAAAGGTTAGTGATATGGGTCTGGGAGCAAGACAATTTAGAACCCGTGAAAAGCTAGAAATTGGTGACCGGTCAGTTTGGACAGACACCCCCAATGATAAAGAACGTAAAAAACTAAGTCATGGCTCATCAAAAAATGCTGTTTGCATGCACGAAGACCAAACACGCCGGAAAACTGCTGAGCGTGATAAACAGCAAGAAGAAATGATCAAAAAGcataaaaaacataaacgtGATAAATCACTGTTGGATACTCATCAGCAGAAACTAGAGAAAACAAAG AAAAAGCAAAACAATTCGGAGGCAGTACGAAGGCCTTTTGACCGTAACATCGATTTGCATGCTAATCGTTTCGATGAAGCACAAAAGAAAGCCATTTTCAAAAAAGCAAAGTTGCTTGAAACACGTTTTTCAAGCGGAGCATCAAAATTTTTGTAg